Proteins from a genomic interval of Papaver somniferum cultivar HN1 chromosome 4, ASM357369v1, whole genome shotgun sequence:
- the LOC113273894 gene encoding HMG-Y-related protein A-like encodes MAMVPRSLPQYPEMIFRAISALNEAAGSNKSSISNYIESTYGDLPAGHTELLTQNLDKLKESGELVFVKNNYMRPNPDAPAKRGRGRPPKPKSAAAMALAAAKAAHVGPPRGRGRPPKNKDESGGASVAEKRKVSEPSGRPRGRPKKVKADEGEGEGGDDEEGDDDEVVPAGVPGGGGAGGLNITGSPKPRGRPPKVKAPFGTVGF; translated from the exons ATGGCGATGGTTCCTCGATCACTCCCACAGTACCCAGAG ATGATATTTAGAGCAATTTCAGCTCTAAATGAAGCAGCAGGTTCAAACAAATCAAGTATTTCAAACTACATAGAATCAACATACGGAGATCTACCAGCAGGACATACAGAGCTACTAACTCAGAACTTGGATAAACTTAAGGAGAGTGGGGAGCTTGTTTTTGTGAAGAATAACTACATGCGTCCAAACCCAGATGCACCAGCAAAAAGAGGTCGAGGTCGTCCACCTAAACCTAAATCTGCAGCAGCAATGGCTTTAGCTGCTGCTAAAGCTGCTCATGTTGGTCCACCAAGAGGTAGAGGTAGACCACCAAAGAATAAAGATGAGTCTGGTGGTGCTTCTGTTGCTGAGAAAAGAAAGGTTTCTGAACCTTCTGGAAGACCAAGAGGTAGACCTAAAAAGGTCAAGGCTGATGAAGGGGAGGGTGAAGGTGGTGATGAtgaagaaggtgatgatgatgaagttgttCCAGCTGGTGttcctggtggtggtggtgcaggTGGACTTAACATCACTGGTTCTCCTAAACCTCGTGGTAGACCTCCAAAGGTTAAGGCTCCTTTTGGTACTGTGGGTTTCTGA